A region of Neovison vison isolate M4711 chromosome 7, ASM_NN_V1, whole genome shotgun sequence DNA encodes the following proteins:
- the LOC122913945 gene encoding LOW QUALITY PROTEIN: NEDD8-activating enzyme E1 catalytic subunit-like (The sequence of the model RefSeq protein was modified relative to this genomic sequence to represent the inferred CDS: deleted 1 base in 1 codon): MLISLLNYEDGVLDPSSIVPLIDGGTEGFKGNAQLILPGMTACIECTLELYPPQVNFPMCTIASMPRLPEDCIEYVRILQWPKEQPFGEGVPLDGDDPDHIQWIFQKSLESASQYNIRGVTYRLTQGVVKRIIPAVASTNVVIAAVCATEVFKIATSAYIPLNNYLVFNDVDGLYKYTFEARRKENCPAYSQLPQSIQFSPSAKLQEVLDYLTNSASLQMKSPAITATLEGKNRTPYLQSVTSIEERTRPNLSKMLKELGLVDGQELADADVTTPQTVLFKLHFTS, translated from the exons ATGCTGATATCCCTTCTGAATTATGAAGATGGTGTATTAGATCCAAGCTCCATTGTCCCTTTAATAGATGGGGGGACAGAAGGTTTTAAAGGAAATGCCCAGCTGATTTTGCCTGGAATGACTGCTTGTATTGAATGCACACTAGAACTGTATCCTCCACAGGTTAATTTTCCCATGTGCACCATTGCGTCTATGCCCAGGCTACCAGAAGACTGTATTGAGTATGTAAGGATACTTCAATGGCCTAAGGAGCAGCCATTTGGAGAAGGAGTTCCATTAGATGGAGATGATCCTGATCATATTCAGTGGATTTTCCAAAAGTCCCTCGAGAGTGCATCACAATATAATATTAGGGGTGTGACCTATAGACTCACTCAAGGAGTAGTAAAACGAATAATTCCTGCAGTAGCTTCTACAAATGTGGTCATAGCAGCTGTGTGTGCCACTGAGGTTTTTAAAATAGCCACAAGTGCATATATTCCTCTTAATAATTACTTGGTATTCAATGATGTAGATGGACTATACAAATACACATTTGAAGCACGGAGAAAGGAAAACTGCCCAGCTTATAGTCAGCTTCCTCAAAGTATTCAGTTTTCTCCATCTGCTAAACTACAGGAGGTTTTGGATTAT TTAACCAATAGTGCTTCTCTGCAGATGAAATCTCCAGCCATCACAGCtacattagagggaaaaaatagaacacCTTACCTACAGTCAGTAACCTCTATTGAAGAACGAACAAGGCCAAATCTCtccaaaatgttgaaagaattgGGACTCGTTGATGGGCAAGAACTGGCAGATGCTGATGTCACCACACCACAGACTGTACTATTCAAACTTCATTTTActtcttaa